The DNA region ATCACCTGCAGGTGCATGCCGACGGCCGTGGCACTCTGCAGGAGCGTGTCGTGCAACTCGTGGGCGATGCGCAGGCGTTCGGCGGCGCGGTCCTCGAGGCGGCGCGTCAGCGTCGCCGAGACACGAGCGACGCGCAGCCTGTGCAGCCCCCACAGCGCCGCGCCGAGGCCGGAGATCGCGAGCGTCGCGAACCACGTCGTCTGATAGAACGCCGGAGCGATCGTGAAGGTCAGAACCGCTGGCGGGTCGGCCCAGGCCCCTCCGCCGTGCGCCGCAGCAATCTCGAGCCGATGAGCGCCCGGCGACAGGCCGTCGAACACGATCTCGCGCGTCGTCCCCACCCCGACCCACGAACCCCGGTCGCCGTCGAGGCGGTAGCGGAAGCGAACTCGCTGCGGCGCGCTGAAGCTCAGGGCCGTGTAGGCGATCCGGATGGCCTTGACGCTCGACGGCAGCCGCGGCTCCGGGGCTGTCGCCAGGTTCACGAGCGTGCCGTCGTGCTGCAAGGTCAGGAGCCTCACCGGCGGTCCGGCTCGCGCCTCGCGCAGTCGATCGAGATCGACCCGGACCACGCCGCGTGTCGTGGCCACCCAGAGGTCGCCACGGCCGTCGATCACGGCGCGCGGTGATGCCCCGGCGGTCGGGGACGCACGAAAGCCGTCGACGTCGAACACCGTCACGGCATGCGGCTCGATGCCTGCCGGTGACCTCGCGATCAGCGGCCCCCGCTGGACACGCGCGACGCCGAAGACGCCGGTGAGCCACAGGTCGCCGTGGCGATCATCGACGATCGAGACGATCGGCCCGTCGGGCAGGCCGTGGCGCCTGTCGAATGCACGCACGGCACCCGAGGGGTCGATGCGGATCACACCGGTCACCGCCGCCACCCACAGAGCCCCCTCGCGATCCTCGTGGATGTCGGTGATCCCACCGCCCGGGAGCGGATCGTCGATGGACACGGGCGAAGCGCCGGCGCCATCCACGCGCACGATGCCACCCTCGGTCAGGCCCAGCCACAGGCGACCGTGCCTGTCGAGCTCGGCGGCCGAGACCCGAGTGCCGGCCGGCCCGAGGGCGATCCGCCGCAGTCCGGCGGTCGTCCAGTGCAGGGCACCGAGCCCCCAATCCCCGATCCAGACGCCGCTTGCCCCGTCACCGGTGAGGACGATCGCCCTCGTGGCATCGCGGCTGACGATCGACGGCGCGCTGGCCCGTGCCGTGTCGAGCACCGACACGCCTTCTCGTCTCCCGATCCAGAGCCGACCGGTCGCGTCGAGCGCAAGCCCCATGGCCTCGCCGGACATCAGCTGCCGGACACGCCCGTCACGAATCCGATCGACGCCTCCGGGCGACCCCACCAAGATCGACCCGTCGGGAGCAGCGACGACCGAGTTGATGAAACTCGACGACAGCCCTTCGGGCGGGCCGAACGTCGTCGCCGGTCCATCGGTCACCCGGGCGAGACCCGCATCGGTGCCGACCCAGAGATTGCCTTCACGATCCTCGAGGAGCGCGGTGATGCGATCGTCGGGGAACACGCCGGCGTCGAACGCTTCCGGACTCGAGGCCTGCGCCGGCTGCGCAATCCTCCACAACCCCTGCCCGAGCGTGCCGACCCACAGCGCGCCGTCCCGATCCTGCAGGAGCCGCCACGGGCGGGTCGGCCCTTCCTGCAAGGTCGCCGTCGACCGGCACCTCGTGTCGATCGACCGGACGCTGCCCGCCATGTCGGCAACCCAGATCGCACCGGAGCCCAGGGTGACGACACTTCGGATGATGCCCCGGCACCCGTCGGCCGGCGGAGCCAGGCGGGCGGTAGGCGCCGGCCAGCGCACGAGTCCCTCGTTGGTCCCCACCCAGGCGGCGTGCGCATCCGGTGCGACCGACAACACCCGCGCCGAGGCCGACGCCGACGTCAGGGCCGCCGGATGCCACACGCCGCTCTCGTACACAGCGAGTCCCGCCGCCGTGCCCACCCAGACACGTCCGTCCGGGCCTTCGACGATGGTCTCGACATACCCGCGGGGCGCCCCCGCCGCGGCGTCGACGCGAGAGGACGCGCCATCCGCGAGGCGAATGACGTGACCGGTCGTCGTGCCGATCCACAGTGCGCCGTCGGATGCCGCTCCGAGGGCAGAGATGTTGACGGTGGGTATGCCCTGGTCCACCCGCTCGAACCGGACCCCATCGAATCGGACGAGCCCCGCGTCGGTGCCCACCCAGATGAAGCCGTCACGCGTCTGCGCGAGCGCGGTGATGCGCGACGACCGCAGGCCCTCGGCGCGTGTCCACGTCGTGACGATGAACTGCGAGAGGCGCTTGTCCCGATCGAGCGCCGCGGTCGGACGTGGCTCGCCCAGCAGGATTGCGAGCCCCAGCAGCGTTGGCGCCGAGCAGACGCGGACCAGCCGGAGCATCACATCGATGCCACGCTACAAGTGGAGGATCCCGCGCCTGACGGCGATGGTCACCGCATGCGTCCTGTCGTCGGCGGCCAGCTTCCCCAGGATGTTGCGCGTGTGCGCCTTCACCGTCTCCTCGGCAATCGACAGCGCCGCGGCGATCTGCTTGTTCTTGCGACCCTCGGCCACCAGGCGCAGCACCTCTATCTCACGCGGCGTCAGCGTCCCCCGGCCCAGGTGCTCCGCTATGCGCTCGGCGACGACGGCGGGCACGCGGGTGCGCCCGGCGTGCACCTGCCGGATCGTCTCGATGAGCTCGGTACGCAGCATGCTCTTGAGGAGGTAGGCGCGAGCCCCCGCTTCCATCGCCCGCGTGATCTCGGTGTCGCCGGCAAACGAGGACAGCACGATGACCAGCGCACGGGGAAACTCGCGTCGAATCAGGCCGATCGTCTCGATGCCGTCGATGCCGGGCAACCTGAGATCCAGCAGGATGACGTCAGGACGGTGCGTGTCGACCAGCTCGACCGCGTCCTCGCCTCGCTCCGCCTCGCCGACCACGGTCATGTCGGCCTGCGTGCGCACGACTGCCGCGATGCCCTCTCGAATCAACGGGTGGTCGTCGATCGTC from Luteitalea sp. TBR-22 includes:
- a CDS encoding two-component regulator propeller domain-containing protein; amino-acid sequence: MLRLVRVCSAPTLLGLAILLGEPRPTAALDRDKRLSQFIVTTWTRAEGLRSSRITALAQTRDGFIWVGTDAGLVRFDGVRFERVDQGIPTVNISALGAASDGALWIGTTTGHVIRLADGASSRVDAAAGAPRGYVETIVEGPDGRVWVGTAAGLAVYESGVWHPAALTSASASARVLSVAPDAHAAWVGTNEGLVRWPAPTARLAPPADGCRGIIRSVVTLGSGAIWVADMAGSVRSIDTRCRSTATLQEGPTRPWRLLQDRDGALWVGTLGQGLWRIAQPAQASSPEAFDAGVFPDDRITALLEDREGNLWVGTDAGLARVTDGPATTFGPPEGLSSSFINSVVAAPDGSILVGSPGGVDRIRDGRVRQLMSGEAMGLALDATGRLWIGRREGVSVLDTARASAPSIVSRDATRAIVLTGDGASGVWIGDWGLGALHWTTAGLRRIALGPAGTRVSAAELDRHGRLWLGLTEGGIVRVDGAGASPVSIDDPLPGGGITDIHEDREGALWVAAVTGVIRIDPSGAVRAFDRRHGLPDGPIVSIVDDRHGDLWLTGVFGVARVQRGPLIARSPAGIEPHAVTVFDVDGFRASPTAGASPRAVIDGRGDLWVATTRGVVRVDLDRLREARAGPPVRLLTLQHDGTLVNLATAPEPRLPSSVKAIRIAYTALSFSAPQRVRFRYRLDGDRGSWVGVGTTREIVFDGLSPGAHRLEIAAAHGGGAWADPPAVLTFTIAPAFYQTTWFATLAISGLGAALWGLHRLRVARVSATLTRRLEDRAAERLRIAHELHDTLLQSATAVGMHLQVIRDAPPQTTTDLQRELDGILRRVDQMSDEARATVAEIRSASAMPVTLVSSLEQLVQQLQAHTAAAIRMRVSGQGRSLSPPVHGAAYRITREALLNAGRHARASRITLDLEFATRHIRIAVRDDGIGVDPEVLEHGKVGHFGLVGMQERARSVGATVRITSMASRGTTVELTIPIT
- a CDS encoding response regulator transcription factor, giving the protein MIRIVTIDDHPLIREGIAAVVRTQADMTVVGEAERGEDAVELVDTHRPDVILLDLRLPGIDGIETIGLIRREFPRALVIVLSSFAGDTEITRAMEAGARAYLLKSMLRTELIETIRQVHAGRTRVPAVVAERIAEHLGRGTLTPREIEVLRLVAEGRKNKQIAAALSIAEETVKAHTRNILGKLAADDRTHAVTIAVRRGILHL